In Polyangium spumosum, the genomic stretch GAGCAAACGCCCACCTTGGCGACCACCCGCGCAGCCGATGCCGGTTCACCCGCCGGCCCGAATTCCGTGAACGTGATTTCAGCGCTCGGCATCAGAACCCCTCACGTTTCGAGCCATCGGGCGCAGCCGTCTCCCCCTCGACCGAGGCTTTCAGGATCAGCGCATGCCGCAGATCGACGTCGACCACGGGGAGGCGGATCGACATCGGAACGACCACCTTGACCCCTGCCGAACCCGCGCGCCCGGCCCCCGCGATCCACTGGACGCGCCCATATCCGCGCGCACGCCGGCTCACCCCGAGCTCCCGCACCGATTGCAACAGGCGGAGGTAGACACCTTCCGCCTCGACGGGCGAGCTCCCCCAGATCGTGAACGTCGCTTCGATCACGCGGTCCTCGCAGACGTGTTTCCCCGCGCCGCCTTGCTGCGCCGGAGGTTCGAGGTCCTCATGTTCCGGCACCGAGACGATCAGCCGCGCGGGCGAGGCGAGCCCGCGCCCCTCGTCCTTTCCGATCGCCAGATCGAGTCCCTCGACGTTCATTTTCGCATGGAGCTCCTTGGCGAAGCGCCCGAGGCTCGTTTCGTCCCAGCCGCCCATTACTCCCCCTTGACGGCGCGCCGCACCGCCGCGGAGAAAGCGACGCCCGCACTCGCGCGGATGCGCGCAATCCAGCCCGGAGGGGGTTGGCCATCGGGAACGAGCGCCCGCTCGGGGTTATGGACGACGCCATGCTGAAGCGTCCCCCGTTGCGCGAAATGCGCGGTCCAGTGATTCACCCGCACCTCGACCGCGCATTCAAAGGGGTTCGGCGGAAGCGGACGATACTCGACGTGCGCCGCGAGCGGCTGTAGCGCGAGCGCGCCATCCGCCGCCCGCTTTGGCCAGGCGTCCCCATCGGGCGAGCGGCCCGACTCGATGCCATCCCGCACGAGCTCGACGGCCTCTTTGCCGAGGGTCTTTTGCACCTCGGTTTGATGCGAGCCGTTCGAGAGCCCTCGAAGCCCCTTGGCCATTTCGACCAGCCCGCGCCCCGCGACCCGTGACAGCTTCATGCCCGCCGCCCTCCTCGCCATCCGCGTTCCCAGCCCCGCAGCTCCGCCGCGCGCACCCGAGGCCCGAGCCGCTTGCCGTTCGCGCCCGATTGCCCGATGACGCCCGGCAGCTTCTTCCCGCCGTCCAGCCCTTCGAGCCAGTGGATTTGGTCGAGGTACCTTTGCCGCAGATTCTTGGAATCATCGTGCTCGGGATCGAACCCCGAGGCGGACATGAGCATATAGGCCGCGAGCGCCGCCGTAGCTTCGACGATCGCCCCCGTGAAGACCGCCAGCGGAGGGTTGAGATCGGCGAGGTACGTGTCGACCTTCCGCGAAGCCGCCTCGAGCCCCTCGAGTTGATCCGCCACGGGTACACGAGCCAGCGCCTCCTTGTTGACGCCGAGCGCGTACAGTTGCGCGAGCGTGGCGTACGTGCTCACGTCTCCCCCGTCTCCTTCGCCTCGCCGCTCTCCTTCGTCGCCTTGCCCTTCGCCTCGGTCGGCTCCTTCGACCTCGGCGCGCGCACCTGCTCGACGCCCGGCAGCTCCCGCACCGTGATCCGCTTCCCGGGATCACGCTTCAGCATTTC encodes the following:
- a CDS encoding phage protein Gp36 family protein; translation: MSTYATLAQLYALGVNKEALARVPVADQLEGLEAASRKVDTYLADLNPPLAVFTGAIVEATAALAAYMLMSASGFDPEHDDSKNLRQRYLDQIHWLEGLDGGKKLPGVIGQSGANGKRLGPRVRAAELRGWERGWRGGRRA